One genomic region from Deltaproteobacteria bacterium encodes:
- a CDS encoding sigma-54 dependent transcriptional regulator, translating into MSSPIGILIVDDDEITCNLLEEVLSKEGYVVDKALNGREAIDKGENKPYDVVLTDIRMIDVDGMEVLRAYRQKSPDSIIIMMTAFGSIETAIRAIKEGAYDYVSKPFKLDEIKLTIRRALEQKRLLQENLFYRQELITKYKLENIVGRSPQMLQVYKTVARVAESRSTVLIAGESGTGKELVARAIHFNSPRSSKPYVAVDCGSLAETLLESELFGHVRGAFTGAVTNKKGLFEEADNGTCFLDEVGDISLAMQAKLLRVIQEHEIKRVGGTETTKIDVRIIAATNKNLEELVAEKKFREDLFYRLNVVSIHLPPLRERLDDIPFLADHFLRKYAAENEKPVSRISAEVLDLLLRYQWPGNVRELENVIERALTLSPHSLILPEDLPRRLRVEPSEISATSLPSQVSLTELEKIYIKKVLEETGGNKKRAADILGIDRRTLYRMAARYGISLKR; encoded by the coding sequence ATGTCTTCTCCAATTGGCATACTCATCGTAGACGATGATGAAATCACCTGTAACCTTTTAGAGGAGGTCTTATCCAAAGAAGGGTATGTCGTTGATAAAGCCCTCAACGGCCGGGAAGCCATTGACAAAGGGGAGAATAAACCTTACGACGTCGTACTCACCGACATTCGGATGATCGATGTCGACGGCATGGAGGTGCTCAGGGCTTACCGGCAAAAGAGTCCGGACAGCATCATCATCATGATGACTGCTTTTGGCTCTATTGAAACAGCCATCCGGGCGATTAAAGAAGGGGCTTACGATTACGTCAGTAAACCCTTCAAGCTTGATGAGATCAAGCTGACCATCCGGCGCGCTCTTGAACAGAAGCGCCTGTTGCAAGAAAACCTCTTCTACCGGCAGGAATTGATCACCAAATACAAACTGGAGAATATCGTTGGGCGTAGTCCGCAGATGCTCCAGGTTTATAAAACCGTTGCTCGCGTTGCCGAAAGCCGCTCCACAGTTTTAATCGCCGGGGAAAGTGGTACGGGAAAAGAACTGGTTGCCCGGGCCATCCATTTCAATAGCCCGCGGTCCTCCAAACCATATGTGGCCGTGGATTGTGGTTCTTTAGCTGAAACCCTTCTGGAGAGTGAACTTTTTGGACACGTTCGGGGAGCGTTCACCGGCGCCGTTACCAATAAAAAAGGTCTCTTCGAAGAGGCAGATAACGGAACTTGCTTCCTTGACGAAGTAGGGGACATCAGCCTGGCGATGCAGGCCAAACTTTTGAGGGTTATTCAGGAGCATGAAATCAAACGGGTTGGGGGAACGGAAACTACCAAGATTGATGTCCGCATCATTGCGGCAACGAACAAAAATTTGGAAGAGTTGGTTGCCGAAAAAAAATTTCGTGAGGACCTCTTCTACCGCCTCAACGTGGTTTCTATTCATCTTCCCCCCCTGCGGGAACGGCTGGATGATATTCCATTTCTGGCTGACCACTTTTTACGGAAGTATGCCGCGGAGAATGAAAAGCCGGTTTCCCGGATTTCTGCAGAAGTTTTAGATCTTTTGCTCCGCTACCAATGGCCTGGAAACGTGCGGGAGTTGGAAAATGTGATTGAACGCGCCTTAACTCTTTCCCCCCATTCTTTAATCCTTCCCGAAGACCTTCCCCGGCGACTCCGGGTGGAACCTTCTGAGATCAGTGCCACTTCTCTCCCTTCCCAGGTTTCTCTAACTGAGCTGGAAAAGATCTATATTAAAAAAGTTTTAGAAGAGACAGGGGGAAACAAGAAGAGGGCTGCTGATATCTTGGGAATTGACCGCCGCACTCTTTATCGTATGGCTGCCCGCTATGGAATTAGCCTCAAACGCTAA